Proteins encoded by one window of Manihot esculenta cultivar AM560-2 chromosome 10, M.esculenta_v8, whole genome shotgun sequence:
- the LOC122724831 gene encoding MATH domain and coiled-coil domain-containing protein At3g58270-like, with protein MPPAHYTLKIESFSRFCELLEKTGLVKYESDAFASGGYNWKLVLYPSGNVKRDGSDHISLYLAIAEPNAIPPGSQVDVILKFFVFDHLRDEYLTIQGSRIYYSTDDNMRRYHSLKTENGFDQLISLKMFNDSSNGYLFGDCCAFGAEVHVIKYEGKVERFYFIKELKDGN; from the exons ATGCCACCTGCTCATTACACATTAAAGATTGAGTCATTCTCACGATTTTGTGAGCTACTTGAGAAGACTGGACTTGTGAAGTATGAATCTGATGCTTTTGCATCTGGCGGCTACAACTG GAAATTGGTGTTGTATCCTTCTGGAAATGTGAAAAGAGATGGAAGTGATCACATTTCTCTCTACTTAGCAATTGCTGAGCCAAATGCAATTCCTCCTGGATCCCAGGTTGATGTGATCCTCAAATTCTTTGTTTTTGACCACTTAAGAGATGAGTACTTGACAATTCAAG GCTCTAGGATTTATTATTCTACAGATGATAACATGAGGCGTTACCATTCTTTAAAGACTGAAAATGGTTTTGACCAACTGATCTCACTCAAGATGTTCAATGACTCTTCTAATGGATATCTTTTTGGTGATTGCTGTGCATTCGGAGCAGAGGTTCATGTTATTAAATATGAAGGTAAAGTGGAGAGATTTTACTTTATAAAAGAACTTAAGGATGGTAACTGA